GACGGCCAGCGCATGCACCGCCTTCGTAGCACTGGACATTCTCTGGATGGTCACATACTTCTCGTTGATAGTCAAACAGCGTACCAGCGGGTGCGCAGGTAACCTCTTCATTTTCTAGCTCATTCATGCAGATGATGAAGTTGGAGCAGTTTGTGGCAGGGATGAGGGTTCCATTTGCACGGCCCGTGCAACGATTTTCTTCTGTCCAGCAGGTCACAAACTCTGGGTGATCACATACTTCACGCTGATAGTCGTACATGGTACCTTCCGGCAGGCAAGCTACCTCTACCTCGCGATTTCCTTGGCAATTGACGAAATTCGAGCAGTTCGTTGACGGAAAAAGGGTGCCATCGGTTTGACCTTGACAGCGGCCTCTGTCAGCCGACGAGTTGCGAGGCACAAAGTTGCCCAGAATCGGGTTCGACTGACGTTGGAAGGAAGCCAATCCCGCACCGACAAGGCAGCACAGGCCAGCGATTATGAGTAATTTTTCCATATCTAGTTGTACGATGTTTCTTTTTGCGTTCGTACACAAACTGATGCCAAATGTTCGCATGGGTGGAAGTTTTATAGGCCGATTTGGGCTTATTGGCGATAATCTAATCCtcataaaaccttatcagttATCGAAGTATGTACTGCGAACGCCCGCGAGTTTTCAGGGGGTCAGATAGTACCAATATTGTAAATGTGAGCTAACAGAATTTGATTAGATATTTTTGTACGCTACGCCTAGGATCGACATGTGAGTGCTTGTCGCAATTACCTAAAATACTGGATAAAGTACGATAAACTGCAATGTTTAGCTACTGATGGTCTGTTTTACATATATTGAATGTACAATCTTATATTGTAAATACATCTAGCTTAGTTGAAGTACAAATTTTCAGATTAAATGCAGCTCAACAGGGTTATTTATTACGGTACGTATAAAAAATGTCGACGTATAATCTTTTTTTCGTCAATCCCCTTCGTGATATTATTGTCTGCATACCGATGGCAATCTTTATGCGGTAGGACTGGGTATCGAACCTCGTCTGAACTGCCTTCTCGTACATAGCGCTGACAGTTCAGCTACGGGTGTACTTAGTTAACAAAGTTAGTAGTGGCAAGCCTAGATCTCTTGATCTTTAAGAGCCAATGAATCAGAAGGTACATGCAATGTTGTGTACGTTATAGGAACGTACGACGTTCTAGTACGTTGAATAATAGTTTAGCAAGGAGTAATCTTTGCGGAATGTGTAGACAAATTCGAGAAAGGATCGTCAGAGAGACGAGCCGATTGTCGCGAAGTCCGGCAACAAACAGTCTCCGTGCATTACCATGGTGTAAGTTCAATGGATAGGTAACCGCAAGTTTGAAGtcatccaaaacttcacctatctcgggtcataagtcagcaccgaaaacagcatagagacggagttacGCGTTAGGATTCTGGCGGCCaaccggtcattctacagcctgaggaaacatctcacctcaaaaaacctgtcgcgacggtcgaagctgggactgtatcgttcCTTTACAGTGCCAgtacatacgcctctgagacatgtgTATGTGGATGGCCTggtcatgttatacgcatggcaccggacgacccagctcataAAGTCTTTTTAGGccgattgaggtgggaggatggcgtggaatcaaccgccatcaaggccgggataacggattggtaGACGACGGCGCGGAACCGTGAGCGGTTcaggactctgctgcggcagttCAAGACCgaaaagcggttgtagcgtctgataagtaagtaagtaagtaaaaagTTCAATGGCTCAACGTCAAGTATTGCACATCGTCCGGAATAAATCAGTGGCACACTGTATGACTGGAACGTAGATCGGGTTATTTGCTCGGTTTTTGGTTATACTCAAGACGCGCCAGggatattataattttttgtcaaaccaAACGTTGGTACATACAAAAGTATatcaactttttttgtttctttagcGACGGCCAGATCGTATTGCTTAGTATCAACCTTCAAAAAGGAGCAAATATTGTATTGATTTTAGGATTTTGTCTGCGTACGAATCGCGTTATATGAAATTgtgcattatttttcattaactAAAGGATCGGCTACAATCGGAAGGCGGATGATAAAGGATTGACAAAGGGAGGAAGTTATGTAGTTACAATTAGTTTATTGGAATATCTTAAATGGTTTACATATAGCTTTATTTTATGGGTTACTGATCTTGAacacatttatttttgaaattaaatagcAACAACATTAATGTACATACGATATGACTCGCTGGTAAACCTCTACCCAAGTTGGACTAGCAACACAGGTATTCGGATCACCGAAGCCACACGTAGAAAGCTCAGCGATAAAGATGAAATTGTCGGGACATCGTTGGATTGTAGGCTGACCCAAGACGCAGATCACGTACTGCGTGCAGTCAGACGGATGTGCGATCATTCCCACGGTAACGCCCCGACAAATATCGTTTGGAACGTTAACATCTAGTGGAGGACGAGTCGGTGCAACAGTTGATGTTGGTGGTCGATCCGTACTATTGCCACCGGCACCGGACTCCCaacatttaacattttccGGATGGTCGCAAACTTCTCGCTCCCAGTCGAAATGGGTTCCGGATGGTTGACATGTGACTTCTTCGAATATAGATTCATCCTCACAGATGAAGAAATTGCTGCAGTTGCGTGAGGGCGCCAAAGAACCATCCGGACGTCCGGCACACATGTCACTTTCCCAGCACAACACATTTTCCGGGTAGTCACATACTTCACGCTGGTAATCGAAAAGAGTGCCGGCCGGAACGCAGGTTACCtcttcgttttccaactcgtTCATGCAGATGATAAAGTTGGAGCAAGATTCCGCAGGAATGAGGGTTCCATTCGCTCGTCCTGTGCAACGGTTATCCTGGCTGTAGCACGTCACAAACTCTGGATGATCACACACCTGACGTTCGTAATCGAAGAGTGTACCGTCTGGAACGCAGGCTATCTCGCGTTCGCTGCCGCCTTCACAGCGGATGAAGTTGGCACAGTTGGACGAAGGGAAAAGGCTTCCTTCTGGAACACTATCACATCGATTGCGATTGATCGGGGGCCGTCCAGTTGATACCCACGGTGGGCGACCGGTCGACACCCATGGAGGTCGTCCGTTTTCGTTTGATTCACTTGATGATGACGAGGAAGATGACGAGGATTGCAGTGAGACACCAACTAAACAGCACAGCGTAAACGCcagtattgtcaaaaatttgttCATCGTCAACTGTGCTGTATGACTGGTCTAGTATAACCCTGAAATTAATGAGGAATAGCATAAACACGCGGTGCTATATAAGAAAAACTGCGCGAAACGCATCAGTCGATCATGGCAGCGCTACCATTTATCAGAGTCAGATTAGGCATAGTGATATATGACCCATGGGAAACAGAACGATTGACGGAAACGTAAAACACAAGAAGTATAATCCGATATTTCGGCCACTGCAAAGTGGCAGTTTGATTAGATAAACAGAGAAGTAGATGCTTAAAAAGCTTGCCAGACATTTAACCAGTTAACTTGTATGAAGAGCTATGAAGAACCTATCCAACCATCGGTTAAGAAATATTGAAGTATATTCATAGACGATGAAACAATTAGACGAAAACAGTGAGGATTTGCTGAAAAGGGTATAATTCGACTTCGTTACGTCTGTTCGGACATTACATTGGCTTGTTGTGATCCAGCATATATGACGTCACTAACAACTACCGGGTTGATCGTTAAGTTGTTATCGGGTTTATGTTTATTGGTTTGTGATATCTCGAAAGCAGTCCAGACGAGACGGTTTAACTGATTCCAGGAACACGAAATAGAGGTTTGTTGCTTAATCTGGTTCGTATGGTGACGTAGAAGATAACTGACCAGCCAAACAATCGTTTGGAGCTCGCGAATGTAATGCGTAACACAGTGCCCAGAGACGTTTGTAGAGAAACACGtcgtgatttttttgtgtgccacgGCATACAATTGTACCTAGTGACAATATGTGCACACATATTTATAAGCTGGTCCGATAGCATTGTTGTCCGCAAGAGGCCGCAGTGGTCTCATTGAGGTGATGCCGTATTAGCTGCACATTCCACATTTTCCGGATTGTCACATTCGCCTGATTCTGGATTGAACCACAATCCGCTTGGACAAGTGTTTGGGTAAGCAACGCCCTGATAGCAGGAGTAATATCGCTCGCAAAGCGTATTACTAGGAATTAAAGCGGTGTCTGGTTGCCCGTAGCATATTTCCAGCGGATCCACCGTTGGGGGCGTTGCCACCGGTGTGGAAGTAGCTAGCTCATGGTCACATTCCACATCGTATCGCGTGCCGCAACGCTGAAGAGTTTCGTCGAACCAGTAAAACAGCGGACAGGACAGACGGTACGCGATCCGATCGATACACTGGTAGTACCACTGACACGAGTCAACACTAGCTATGTAGCGGAAATTGGGTACACCGTCACACAATGGTGATGGATCAGGAGCGGGTGCTTCTGGCAGTGCTGGAGGCTCGTCAAGATCGCATTCCGATTGATTTTTTGGCACACATCGTTGCTGTTGCATTGAGAACCATTCATCGGTGGGGCAGATTTGTGGGTACGCGTTGCCATCGATACAGTTGTAGTAAAGGTAGCATGCGTTGGGACTAGGGATATAGCTCAGGTCAGGAACTCCTTGACAACGATCATCCTCAGCCAAGACGGAACACCGTGacacaaagaaaagcaacagtGAAACCTGTAACAACGACCACATCGTACTAAACTTCACATTCACTAAACAGAACCACTATCAACTGATGTCTGTTTTATACACCCCATGTGTCCTTGGAAGCCAATAAACCAGCAAAGGAAGCGCTCTGATAAGCCACCGGATGGTTTGTTTATGTCGGGTCATAATATGAGAGCAACATTTATTGGAAATTTCATAGGACATAATTATTGAGTTCACAAGTGCCGAACATTAGACGCCAACTTTCGGAAGTGCTACATTACACGACACATTCTCCGGCAGGTCGCAGAGCATCGTTTCCGGATTGAAGTACAAACCACCGAGGCAATTGCTCGGATATGCACCTTCATTGAAGCAGATGTAGAAACGGCTACAGTCGTCAAGGCTGGGCACATAGGTACCATTGGGTAGTCCGTTGCATTGCTGGTTACCCGTCTCTGGTGGCCCAGTAGGTGGAACCGTTGGGGGGATAGTGGGTGTAGGGGGTGGAGTCGGAGGGGTGGGTACATTGCAGATTGCAACGGCAGGTGAAATGCACTCGCGTGTGGTTTGATCGAACCATAAACCGGGTGGGCAATATAGAATGTATCCAATGCCACCCGAGCAAACGTAGTAAGCTTCGCAACGTTGTGGACTAGGAACGTAGTCACCGTCGTCTGCGCCAACGCAAACGTTCGGGGTTGGTGTGGTCGGTGGACCATTCGGACAGAAGACATCAATCGGATTACCGCAGGATTGCGTCTCCTGGTCGAACCATGTACCGTCGGGACATATTGTTGGGTAAGCGGTACCTTCCACACAGACGTAGTACTGATTGCAGAACTGTGGATTGATGACCATCTCACCATCGTCTACATTGTTGCAAATGCCTGGCGTTGGTCCTGGAGTAGATCCCGGTAATCCGGGGTTACTGCACTGTGCCTCCTCTTCCGGAATGCAGTCCTGAGTGGTTTCGTCGAAGAAGAATCCATTGCGACAAATCATTGGGAAGGGTGTACCGTTAAGGCAGTAGTAAAACAGTTGGCAGAACTGTGGGCTTTGAACGTAGGAAAAGTTTGGACGTCCAAAGCAAAGATTTGGTTCCGAGGGACCAGGAGGAGCCGTAGGCGTTTGTGTCGGTTCTTCTATGTCACATTCAACCTCGAACCGATTGCCACAACGGCCAAGCTCAATGCTGAACCAGTATCCGCGCGGGCACGACAGCCGATACGCAAAGTTGTCTATGCATTGATAGTAAAACTGACAGGATGTAGTGCTTGGTAGGTAGGTGAAATCGGGCAAATTATCACATTCTGGCGACGGAGGTCTCGGTGGTGCTTCCGGTAGTTCTGGTGCCGGTTCGATGTCGCAGTCGGCTTCATCCTGCGGCACACAACGTTGCAACTCCATGGAGAACCAAAGATCTTCGGGACATGTGTATCCGTACGCCTGACCATCAATACATGCGTAGTACAGATAACATGCTTGCGGGCTTCTTACGTAGGTAAGGTTGGGTACGCCGATGCAGATCTCATTGTAAGCCTGGATGGAGCCCACCAGCAGTAGACAGCCGAGGATAGTCGTCGCCAGCGCTGCATTTGAAAAAATTGATGTAAAGTTAAGTTAAATTAAATGCGGAACGCTTCACAGGTGTGAACACTTGCTGCCATTATCACTTCCTTACCTTTCATTTTCCAGCACTTTGCTATAATTCATTCAACGATGTGCCATTTATCGTTTATATAGGAAAGCTGTCGGCAACAACTGTGCGGGATCAGCGAGGTGTTCACTGTCGGTCGGTTGGATTGAGCTATCTGTTATCTGCCAAAGCAAATTGATGGTACTTCCGACAAACTGACCAGCTTTATTGTGGATGTGTCCATGTGGTCAAACCGACGCAGTGAAGATAATTCAGGAAGGAAGTTGTAAATGTACAATGCCGCATCATACTATACtcttgctttgctttgaaATGGTCCCAGCGGCAATTCTTTCAAATTGGATGCTCATTTCGTTTATAATATGGTTATGAAACGGCACTCGAAAATAGCAATGCATTAGTGATTGATTTGACAAAACGGTTCAGTAGTGTTTTGCTTGCGTTACTTCACAGGCGATAAGCTGGTATGGTCCAGGTTAAGTAAGTTTAAAAAAGATATTAAAGAAGCATAGACATATTAATTTTTGGGGAAACATATTCTTCTCAAGGTGTAGTCTTGTGTGAAGTTCATACTTTTTATAAAGTTATGAATTAACAGATCTGTCGCAAGTGCAACTTTCGCatattatcttcttcttcttcttattcttggcctgctcaagattgagcacgtcgcgtcgacatagccaggtc
This genomic window from Anopheles maculipalpis chromosome 2RL, idAnoMacuDA_375_x, whole genome shotgun sequence contains:
- the LOC126556217 gene encoding probable chitinase 10, which produces MEKLLIIAGLCCLVGAGLASFQRQSNPILGNFVPRNSSADRGRCQGQTDGTLFPSTNCSNFVNCQGNREVEVACLPEGTMYDYQREVCDHPEFVTCWTEENRCTGRANGTLIPATNCSNFIICMNELENEEVTCAPAGTLFDYQREVCDHPENVQCYEGGACAGRPDGSLAPSRNCSNFFRCENEDIAEEITCQPQGTLFDWQREVCDHPENVECAESGPTGNSTAAPPLPTEEPTRPPLDPSVPVDLCRGVTVGMLEHPTDCTRYVICVLGQPNVQQCPPNTIFIAELATCGHGDPVTCVASEVWITAYRRATSYVH
- the LOC126556297 gene encoding peritrophin-1-like, giving the protein MWSLLQVSLLLFFVSRCSVLAEDDRCQGVPDLSYIPSPNACYLYYNCIDGNAYPQICPTDEWFSMQQQRCVPKNQSECDLDEPPALPEAPAPDPSPLCDGVPNFRYIASVDSCQWYYQCIDRIAYRLSCPLFYWFDETLQRCGTRYDVECDHELATSTPVATPPTVDPLEICYGQPDTALIPSNTLCERYYSCYQGVAYPNTCPSGLWFNPESGECDNPENVECAANTASPQ